Genomic DNA from Modestobacter versicolor:
GTGGGCCTGGCAGGACGTGCTGGCCCAGGGCGTGAGCGTGGGCGCCCCGCCGGACGCGTTCAACAGCCTCGGCCAGGACTGGGGCTCGCCGCCGCTGGTGCCGTGGCGGCTGCAGGCCGCCGACTACGAGCCGTTCGTCCAGTCGATCCGGGCCACCATGGCCGGCGCCGGCGGGCTGCGGGTCGACCACGTGATGGGCCTGTTCCGGCTGTGGTGGGTGCCCTCGGACGGCAGCGCCGCGGACGGCGCCTACGTCCGCTACCCCTACGAGGACCTGCTGGACATCGTCGCGCTGGAGAGCCACCGGGCGCAGGCGATCGTCGTCGGCGAGGACCTGGGCACCGTCGAGGACGGCGTCCGCGAGGCGATGGCCGAGCACGGCATCCTGTCCTACAAGCTGCTGTGGTTCGAGGACGACGACCCGGCGCAGTGGCCGGCCGAGGCGATGGCCGCGGTGACCACCCACGACCTGCCCACCATCCCGGGGCTGTGGACCGGGTCGGACCTGGCCGAGCAGCGCGAGCACGGGCTGGGCACCGACGAGGAGCTCGAGCGCGGGCGCGCGTCCCTGCTGGCGCACCTGGGCAAGGTGGCCAAGCGCGCCACCCCCGCCCAGGCGGTGGAGGCGGCCTACCGGCGGCTGGCCGGGGCGCCGTGCACGCTGCTGTCGGCGACCCTGGACGACGCCTTGGCCGAGGAGCGGCGGCCGAACATGCCCGGCGCGAACGAGCGGCCCAACTGGCGCCTGCCGCTGCCGGTGCCGACCGAGGAGCTGGCCGCCCACGCCGGCGTCCAGGCCGTGGCCGGGGTGCTGGCCGAGGGGCTGCAGCCGGCCAAGACCCCGGCGAAGAAGAAGCCGTCGGCCAAGGGCCGCACCAGCAAGAAGAAGTGACCCGGTGGGGTCAGGCCGGGCGGCCGGACCCCACCGGGTGACCGTCAGGAGCGGATGAACTCCAGCAGGTCGGCGTTGATCGTCGCGGCCTCCGTGGTGGGCATGCCGTGCGGGAAGCCGGCGTAGGTCTTCAGCGTCCCGTTCGGCAGCAGCTCCGCCGAGAGCGGCCCGGAGTCGGCGTAGGGCACGACCTGGTCGTCGTCGCCGTGCATGACCAGCACCGGCACCGTGATCTTCTTCAGGTCGTCGGTGAAGTCGGTCTGGGAGAAGGCGACGACGCCGTCGTAGTGGGCCTTGGCGCCGCCCATCATCCCCTGCCGCCACCAGTTCTGGATCACGGCCTCCTGCGGCTCCACGCCGGGCCGGTTGAAGCCGTAGAACGCGGTCGCGGGCAGCTCCCGGTAGAAGTTCGACCGGTTGGTGGCGACCTGCTCCTGGATGCCGTCGAAGACGCTCTTGGGCAGCCCGCCCGGGTTGGCCTCGGTCTGCACCATGATCGGCGGCACGGCGCTGATCAGCACCGCCTTGGCGACCCGGTCCTGACCGTGCCGGGCGATGTGGTGGGCGACCTCGCCGCCGCCGGTCGAGTGGCCGACGTGCACGGCGTCGTGCAGGTCCAGGTGCGCGACGACGGCGGCGAGGTCGTCGGCGTAGTGGTCCATGTCGTGGCCGTCGCCGGTCTGGGTCGAGCGGCCGTGGCCCCGCCGGTCGTGGGCGACCACGCGGTAGCCGTGCTGGACGAAGAACATCAGCTGGGCGTCCCAGTCGTCCGAGGACAGCGGCCAGCCGTGGCTGAACACGATCGGCTGCCCGGTGCCCCAGTCCTTGTAGAAGATCTCGACGCCGTCGGTGGTGGTGACGATGGGCATGGTGCTCCTCCTGGGTTCGGAGTCGTGCGGGACGGTTCGGTCGGCGCTGACCCGGCCGCGGCCGGTCCGACCGCGGGCCGCCCCGGACGTTAGGTCGGGGGCCCGCCGCCGGGTGTGCTGTGCGTGCCGGGCTCCGGACCGTGGCTGCCACTCCGCGGCTCCGTGAGATCCTTTACACGGCCGCTCGCCGGCCAGCAGGATCCCCACCGTCAGGGCAGCGCCGCCGTGGAAACACCCCCCAGGAGCGCCCCGTGGTGACCGTGCTCGACACCGACCGGCTCGCGCCGCCCGACCGCCGGCCCGCCGAGGTCGCCGCCCGGCTCGAGGCCGCGATGGTCTCCACGGTCCGGATCAGCAGCTCCCCGCTGCCGGTGCGCGCCCGGCTGGACACCTGGGACCTCGGTGGCATCTCGGTGCTCCGCGCCGACCTCACCGGCGAGCTGGCGTTCCGGCGCTCGCCGCGCCAGGCGCGGGAGGACACCGTGCCGACCGTGTCCTTCACCGTCCAGGAGGTCGGCGAGGGGCTGCACGACCACCTGGACCGGCGGCAGGTGGTGCCGTGCGGCGGGCTGGCGCTCACCGAGGTCTCGACCGCCTACGACTACGCCTGGACCGGCCGCGGGGTGTGCCGGGCGCTGACGATCCCCGTGCACCGGCTGGGCCTGCCGGTCGACGTCGTGCGCCGCGCGGTGCCGCTGGCCCACCGCAGCCCGTTCCACCCGCTGGTCGCCGCCCACCTGGACCAGGTCACCCGGGACGTCGCCCAGCTCGCCGGCCGGCCGCTGGTCGACGCGCTCGCCGCGGCGACGATCGACCTGACCCGCACCCTGCTCGCCTCCGCCGCCGCCGGCGACCGCGCGCGGGCGGACGTGGCGGCGGAGACCCTGCTGACCCGGGTGCGCGCGTACGTGCGCCGGCACCTGGACGAGCCGGGGCTGGACGCCGAGCGGATCGCCGCCGCGCACGCCATCTCGGTCCGCCAGCTGTACCGGCTCTGCGCCGCGGGCGGGTTCAGCCTCGAGCAGTGGATCATCGAGGAACGGCTGGAGGGAGCCCGGGCCGAGCTCGCCTCCGCGCCCGGCCGCCAGGGTCCGGTCGCCGTGGTCGCCCGCCGGTGGGGCTTCTCCGACCCCTCGTACTTCAGCCGCCGCTTCCGGCGGGCCTTCGGCCTGACCCCGCGCGAGTGGCGGCAGGCGTCGGCCGCGCCGTCGGCCCCGCCTCCGCAGCTGCCCCGGCCACGCCCCCGCGACGACGGCTGACGCCGGGCAGCCGGCGCGGTACGACGCGCCGGTGTCGAACAGGTGTTCGATCCGCGTGAGAGCATCACCGGGTGGCAGGTGGGATGAGCCGGGGGCGGCACGGCGGGTCGCTGGCCGACCGGGCCGCCCGGTCCGGGGTCCCCGCCCCACCGCCGCCAGCACCCACACCCCCGGCACCCCCGCCGTCCGGCCGGCCGCCGGTGCGCCGGCCCGCCGGCGAGGGGCACGGCCGGCACTGCTGGGTGCACGACCCGCCGGACGCCCCGGGCACCTGGCCGGGCCTGCTGGTGGAGTGGCGCCAGCGGGAGGACGGCTGGCACGGCCGGGTGGCCTACACCGTCGTCGGCGACCACGGCCCGGTGCTGGTGGAGGCCTGGCTGCCCGCCGAGCAGCTCAAGCAGGGCTGATCTCCGCGCGGGCCCGCCCGGCGTCCGGAGCCGGGGGTGTGGCAGGGCCCCCGCTGAACGCTCCGGCGCGACCTAGGTTGGCGTTCGTGAGCACCCTCGGGATCATCGGCGCCGGCCAGGCGGGGAGCACGCTCGCCCGGGTGTCGATCGCGGCCGGCTACGACGTCGTGATCGCCAACTCGCGGGACCCCCGGACGCTGGCCGGGCTCGTCGGCGAGCTGGGCCCGCGGGCGCGCGCCGCCTCCGCCGCCGAGGCCGCGGCTGCGGCGGACTTCGCGTTCCTCGCGTACCCCTACGCACCCACCGACCACCTCCCGGTCGAGGAGCTCGCCGGGAAGGTGGTGATCGACAACAACAACTACATGGCCTGGCGGGACGGCCACCTCCCCGAGGTCGACTCCGGCCGGACGACCGTCCACGAGCTGCGCCAGCAGCAGCTGCCCACCTCGAAGGTGGTCAAGGCCTTCACGCACGTCCAGTTCCACGAGCGCTCGCCCGTGCGGGTGCCCAGCGACCTGCTGCCCGCCGTCGTCCGGTTGGCCCGGCCGGCCGGAGCACCGGACCGGAAGGCGCTGGTCGTCTCCAGCGACCACGCGGACGCGGTCGAGCTGGTGACCCGCTTCTACGACGACCTGGGGTTCGACGCGGTGGACAACAGCCCGCTGAGCGAGTCGTGGCGCAGCGCGCCCGGCACGCCGATGTGGCGCCACCACGTCGACGGGCAGAGCCGCGAGGAGCTGGTCCGCAACCTGCGGCTCGCCCGGCGCCCCGGCTGAGCCGGTCGGTTTGGGCGGACCCCGTCGCGGGATACCGCAGGACCAGCACGCCCGGAACCGCTGGGCGGCGAGAGCGGAGGACGAGGATGACCAGCCCGCACGACGAACCGACGCTCGACGACGTGATCCTCCCCGAGGAGCCGGTCACCCGGGACCGCACCCAGCACGCCAAGGACCCGCACCCGTCCGACGAGGTGCTCGAGCACCGCACCGAGCTGGAGCGGCAGGCCGTGGGCTCCGACGACGCCGACCCCGCGGGCGCCTACGAGCACGACGCGACCGAGGCCTGAGACCCGCGGTCCCTGGGCGCGGCGGGTCAGCCGCGCTCCAGGGACCGGGTCCGGCCCAGCAGCACGGTGAGCAGCAGCGCGGCCAGCGTGGACCCGCCGGCCAGCAGCGCCACCCCGGTCCAGCCGGCGTCGGACCAGGCACGGCCGGCCAGCGTGCCGCCCACCGAGGAACCGACGTAGTACCAGAACGAGTAGAGCGACGAGGCCTGCCCGACGGCCCGCCCGCCCAGCTGCGCGCGCACCGCCACCCAGCCGCTGGCCACCCCGTGCGCGGCGAAGAAGCCGGTGGTCAGCACGCACAGGCCCAGCACGACGCACCACAGCGGCGTGGGCAGGGTGAGGGCGATGCCGGCGCCCATCACCAGCACCGCGCCGGGCACCACCAGCCGCCGGCCGAACCGGTCGGCCAGCGCACCGGCGGTCGGCGAGCTCGCCGAGCCCAGCAGGTAGGCCAGGAACACCAGCCCGGCCAGCGCCGGCGTCAGCGAGTAGGGCTCGGACTCCAGCCGGAAGGTACCGGCGTTGTAGACGGCGACGAAGCCGCCCATCAGCAGCGCCGCGATCCCGTACAGCGCGAGCAGCGCGGGGTCGGTGAACGCCCCGGCGAGCTGGCGGAGCAGCGGCCCCTGCCGGAGCACCGGGGCGAACCGCCGGGACGGCGGCAGCAGCAGCCGGACGGCGACCGCGCAGCCGACCGCGAGCACGGCCGCGCCGCCCAGCGCCGCCCGCCAGCCGCCCAGCTCGGTGAGGAACCCGCTGAGCAGCCGGCCGGTGAGCCCACCGATCGCCGTGCCGCTGACGTACAGGCCGATCGCCCGGGAGCTGACCGCCGGGTGCAGCTCCTCCCGCAGGTAGGCGACGGCGACCGCGGGCAGCCCGGCGAGCGCGAAGCCCTGCAGCCCGCGCAGCACCAGCAGCACCCACCACGACGGGGCGAGCGCGATGAGGACGGCGAGCAGCGCGGCGGCGGCGAGGCTGGCGTGCAGGATGCCGGTGCGGCCCCGCCGGTCGGAGACGGGTCCGAGCACCAGCAGCCCGACGGCGAGCGCGCCCGTGCTGGTCGAGATGGCCAGGGTCGAGGACGCCGGGGAGACGCCGAAGGACCGGGTGAGCTCGGGCAGCAGCGCCTGCGGGGCGTAGAGCGTGGCGAAGACGGCGACCCCGGCGAGGAAGACCGCGAGCGCCGCCCGCCGGAACGCCGGTTCACCGACCTGGTGCCCCGGCCACGCCTCCGTCACCCGGTGCAGCCTGCCCCTGTGAGCGCGGGCACCCCGCGCAGGGGTCAGGAGGCCTGCTCGGCCACCAACGCCTCGGCGAGGGAGTCCAGCGCCTCGCGGGCCACCTCGGCGTCGTCGAAGGCCACCGGGGCGCCGTCGTCGGTGAGCGTCTTCTCGTGACCGCGCCCGACGACGAGCACGACGTCCCGCTCCCCGGCCGCCTGCACCGCCTCGGTGATGGCCTCCCGCCGGTCCAGCACGGTGTGCACCACGCCGCTGCCGCCGATCAGCCCGACCCGCAGCTCCTCGACGATCGCCTCGGGCCGCTCGCCGTGGCTGCC
This window encodes:
- a CDS encoding alpha/beta fold hydrolase, with protein sequence MPIVTTTDGVEIFYKDWGTGQPIVFSHGWPLSSDDWDAQLMFFVQHGYRVVAHDRRGHGRSTQTGDGHDMDHYADDLAAVVAHLDLHDAVHVGHSTGGGEVAHHIARHGQDRVAKAVLISAVPPIMVQTEANPGGLPKSVFDGIQEQVATNRSNFYRELPATAFYGFNRPGVEPQEAVIQNWWRQGMMGGAKAHYDGVVAFSQTDFTDDLKKITVPVLVMHGDDDQVVPYADSGPLSAELLPNGTLKTYAGFPHGMPTTEAATINADLLEFIRS
- a CDS encoding helix-turn-helix domain-containing protein, whose translation is MVTVLDTDRLAPPDRRPAEVAARLEAAMVSTVRISSSPLPVRARLDTWDLGGISVLRADLTGELAFRRSPRQAREDTVPTVSFTVQEVGEGLHDHLDRRQVVPCGGLALTEVSTAYDYAWTGRGVCRALTIPVHRLGLPVDVVRRAVPLAHRSPFHPLVAAHLDQVTRDVAQLAGRPLVDALAAATIDLTRTLLASAAAGDRARADVAAETLLTRVRAYVRRHLDEPGLDAERIAAAHAISVRQLYRLCAAGGFSLEQWIIEERLEGARAELASAPGRQGPVAVVARRWGFSDPSYFSRRFRRAFGLTPREWRQASAAPSAPPPQLPRPRPRDDG
- a CDS encoding NADPH-dependent F420 reductase, coding for MSTLGIIGAGQAGSTLARVSIAAGYDVVIANSRDPRTLAGLVGELGPRARAASAAEAAAAADFAFLAYPYAPTDHLPVEELAGKVVIDNNNYMAWRDGHLPEVDSGRTTVHELRQQQLPTSKVVKAFTHVQFHERSPVRVPSDLLPAVVRLARPAGAPDRKALVVSSDHADAVELVTRFYDDLGFDAVDNSPLSESWRSAPGTPMWRHHVDGQSREELVRNLRLARRPG
- a CDS encoding MFS transporter; translation: MTEAWPGHQVGEPAFRRAALAVFLAGVAVFATLYAPQALLPELTRSFGVSPASSTLAISTSTGALAVGLLVLGPVSDRRGRTGILHASLAAAALLAVLIALAPSWWVLLVLRGLQGFALAGLPAVAVAYLREELHPAVSSRAIGLYVSGTAIGGLTGRLLSGFLTELGGWRAALGGAAVLAVGCAVAVRLLLPPSRRFAPVLRQGPLLRQLAGAFTDPALLALYGIAALLMGGFVAVYNAGTFRLESEPYSLTPALAGLVFLAYLLGSASSPTAGALADRFGRRLVVPGAVLVMGAGIALTLPTPLWCVVLGLCVLTTGFFAAHGVASGWVAVRAQLGGRAVGQASSLYSFWYYVGSSVGGTLAGRAWSDAGWTGVALLAGGSTLAALLLTVLLGRTRSLERG